A window of Pseudodesulfovibrio hydrargyri contains these coding sequences:
- a CDS encoding FAD-dependent oxidoreductase: MILTSGLTLFGIGLLAAAILGIASKLLFVKEDPRIALIEDNLPGANCGGCGFPGCSGAAAAIVAGKAPASICIVADGEAIATIAALMGQEVIEREPELAVRDCTGGLRAADLFHYEGALDCRAAHLLYGGSKSCPEGCLGLGSCVRACPFDAIHMGPEGLPVIDPTQCKACGNCVDACPRGVIGVSGMSARLLHLNQTTDCLAPCRQKCPAQINIPRYIEQIKAGDYDGAVMTIKERNPLLVTCGRVCPRPCETVCRRQYVDETVGINMLKRFVADRELRSGVHLPVPCAKDTGKCVAVIGGGPAGLSCAYFLRRLGHSPTIFDAMPALGGQTRYGIPEYRLPKADLDWEIQGILDLGVEAKLNTKFGRDFTLESLKADGFDAVFIGIGAWQASGMYAEGEDLDGVMGGIEFLTAHALGQKPETGNKVIVVGGGNTAIDAARTCVRLGAEVTLMYRRTRNEMPADVEEIVGAEDEGVQFKFLAAPARVIGDENGRATHLEYYEMELGEPDESGRRRPVKKEGSEQRMEATLIIPAIGQKPDLACLYDDSEEGTCPLETTKWQTIVADPDTFETAIPGVFTAGDVYTGPDLVISAIGDGRKAARSIHYHLTEAAIPIPETTQKTMIPYTLFKEIDSVERKKRAVLPHLCHGDERNCTFNEVEGPLDEQQALAEADRCLRCGLVCYDRDEPFLAEERETSPDS; this comes from the coding sequence ATGATACTGACATCGGGACTGACTCTGTTCGGCATCGGCCTGCTGGCCGCGGCCATCCTGGGCATCGCCTCGAAGCTCCTCTTCGTCAAGGAGGACCCGCGCATCGCGCTCATCGAGGACAACCTGCCCGGGGCCAACTGCGGCGGCTGCGGCTTCCCCGGCTGCTCGGGCGCGGCGGCCGCCATCGTGGCGGGCAAGGCCCCGGCCTCGATCTGCATCGTGGCCGACGGCGAGGCCATCGCCACCATCGCCGCCCTCATGGGCCAGGAGGTCATCGAGCGCGAGCCCGAGCTGGCCGTGCGCGACTGCACCGGCGGGCTGCGGGCCGCCGACCTGTTCCATTACGAGGGGGCGCTGGACTGCCGGGCCGCCCACCTGCTCTACGGCGGGTCCAAGTCCTGCCCCGAGGGGTGCCTGGGGCTCGGTTCCTGCGTGCGCGCCTGCCCCTTCGACGCCATCCACATGGGTCCCGAGGGGCTGCCGGTCATCGATCCCACCCAATGCAAGGCGTGCGGCAACTGCGTGGACGCCTGCCCGCGCGGAGTCATCGGCGTGTCCGGCATGTCGGCCCGGCTGCTGCACCTCAACCAGACCACCGACTGCCTGGCCCCGTGCCGCCAGAAATGCCCGGCACAGATCAACATCCCGCGCTACATCGAGCAGATCAAGGCGGGCGACTATGACGGCGCGGTCATGACCATCAAGGAGCGCAACCCGCTGCTGGTCACCTGCGGCCGGGTCTGCCCCCGCCCGTGCGAGACGGTCTGCCGCCGCCAATACGTGGACGAGACCGTAGGCATCAACATGTTGAAGCGATTCGTGGCCGACCGCGAGCTGCGCTCGGGCGTCCACCTGCCCGTGCCCTGCGCCAAGGACACCGGCAAGTGCGTGGCCGTCATCGGCGGCGGCCCGGCCGGTCTGTCCTGCGCCTATTTCCTGCGCAGGCTCGGCCACAGCCCGACCATCTTCGACGCCATGCCCGCGCTCGGCGGCCAGACCCGCTACGGCATCCCGGAATACCGGCTGCCCAAGGCCGACCTCGATTGGGAGATCCAGGGCATCCTGGATCTCGGCGTCGAGGCGAAATTGAACACCAAATTCGGCCGCGACTTCACCCTGGAATCCCTCAAGGCCGACGGCTTCGACGCGGTCTTCATCGGCATCGGCGCGTGGCAGGCGTCCGGCATGTACGCCGAGGGCGAGGACCTGGACGGGGTCATGGGCGGCATCGAATTCCTGACCGCCCACGCCCTGGGCCAGAAACCCGAGACCGGCAACAAGGTCATCGTGGTCGGCGGCGGCAACACGGCCATCGACGCGGCCCGGACCTGCGTGCGCCTCGGGGCCGAAGTCACGCTCATGTACCGGCGCACCCGCAACGAGATGCCCGCCGACGTGGAAGAGATCGTCGGGGCCGAGGACGAGGGCGTGCAATTCAAGTTCCTGGCCGCCCCGGCCCGGGTCATCGGCGACGAGAACGGACGGGCCACCCATCTGGAATATTACGAGATGGAGCTCGGCGAGCCGGACGAGTCCGGACGCCGACGCCCGGTCAAGAAGGAGGGCTCCGAGCAACGCATGGAGGCCACCCTGATCATCCCGGCCATCGGCCAGAAGCCGGACCTCGCCTGCCTGTACGACGACAGCGAGGAAGGGACCTGTCCGCTGGAGACCACCAAGTGGCAGACCATCGTGGCCGACCCGGACACCTTCGAGACCGCCATCCCCGGGGTGTTCACCGCGGGCGACGTGTACACCGGCCCGGACCTGGTCATCTCGGCCATCGGCGACGGCCGCAAGGCGGCCCGGTCCATCCACTACCACCTGACCGAGGCGGCCATCCCCATCCCGGAGACCACCCAGAAGACCATGATTCCCTACACGTTGTTCAAGGAGATCGATTCCGTGGAGCGCAAGAAGCGGGCGGTCCTGCCCCATCTGTGCCACGGCGACGAGCGCAACTGCACCTTCAACGAGGTGGAGGGCCCGCTCGACGAACAACAGGCCCTGGCCGAGGCCGACCGCTGCCTGCGCTGCGGCCTGGTCTGCTACGACCGGGACGAGCCGTTCCTGGCCGAGGAGAGGGAGACCTCCCCGGACAGCTAA
- a CDS encoding electron transport complex protein RnfA: protein MQEYFLLFIGAMFVNNIVLAQYLGNCPFIGTSKDTGVAIGMGGAVVFVAVMAAAITWLVQEYVLAPFGLDFLQTLAFILVIAALVQFVEMFLKKVIPPLYKSLGIFLPLITTNCAVMGIALICQREEFGFVKTVLFSFASGLGFMLALVLLAGIREKLAVRRLPIAMRGTPIGLIMAGLMSLAFFAFKGMI from the coding sequence ATGCAGGAATACTTCCTTCTCTTCATCGGGGCGATGTTCGTCAACAACATCGTCCTGGCCCAGTACCTGGGCAACTGCCCGTTCATCGGCACGTCCAAGGACACGGGCGTCGCCATCGGCATGGGCGGGGCCGTGGTCTTCGTGGCCGTCATGGCCGCGGCCATCACCTGGCTGGTCCAGGAGTACGTGCTCGCCCCCTTTGGCCTGGACTTTCTCCAGACGCTGGCCTTCATCCTGGTCATCGCGGCCCTGGTCCAGTTCGTGGAGATGTTCCTCAAGAAGGTCATCCCGCCGCTGTACAAGTCGCTGGGCATCTTTTTGCCGCTGATCACCACCAACTGCGCGGTCATGGGCATCGCGCTCATCTGCCAGCGCGAGGAGTTCGGCTTCGTCAAGACGGTCCTGTTCTCCTTCGCCTCGGGTCTGGGTTTCATGCTCGCCCTGGTCCTTCTGGCCGGCATCCGCGAGAAGCTGGCCGTGCGGCGGCTGCCCATCGCCATGCGCGGCACGCCCATCGGGCTGATCATGGCCGGGCTCATGTCGCTGGCCTTCTTCGCCTTCAAGGGCATGATCTAA
- the rsxE gene encoding electron transport complex subunit RsxE, producing the protein MNSRLWKEFSKGLWKDLPPFKLVLGLCPTLAVTNTADNGLGMGVAVVFVLALSNLMVSLLRKVIPAKVRIACFIVVAASLVVAVELLMQAFAYPLYQRLGIFVPLIVVNCIILGRAEAFASKNPPLLSMADGLGMGIGFTLSLTFLGALRELLGTGMIFGTRVVWDGFEPIGIMVQAPGAFVSLGVLLCIMTFVENVRRKRKGLAAVQGPTHDCGACGGCGHKNC; encoded by the coding sequence ATGAATAGCAGATTGTGGAAGGAATTCTCCAAGGGGCTGTGGAAGGACCTGCCCCCGTTCAAGCTGGTCCTCGGGCTCTGCCCGACCCTGGCCGTGACCAACACGGCCGACAACGGCCTGGGCATGGGCGTGGCCGTCGTCTTCGTCCTGGCCCTGTCCAACCTGATGGTCTCGCTGCTGCGCAAGGTCATCCCGGCCAAGGTGCGCATCGCCTGCTTCATCGTGGTCGCCGCCTCCCTGGTGGTGGCCGTGGAGCTGCTCATGCAGGCCTTCGCCTACCCGCTCTACCAGCGGCTGGGCATCTTCGTGCCGCTGATCGTGGTCAACTGCATCATCCTGGGCCGGGCCGAGGCCTTCGCCTCCAAGAATCCGCCGCTGCTGTCCATGGCCGACGGGTTGGGCATGGGCATCGGCTTCACCCTGTCCCTGACCTTCCTCGGAGCCCTGCGCGAGCTGCTCGGCACGGGCATGATCTTCGGGACCCGCGTGGTCTGGGACGGGTTCGAGCCCATCGGCATCATGGTCCAGGCCCCGGGCGCGTTCGTCTCGCTGGGCGTGCTCCTGTGCATCATGACCTTTGTCGAGAACGTCCGGCGCAAGCGCAAGGGACTGGCCGCCGTGCAGGGCCCGACCCACGACTGCGGCGCGTGCGGCGGCTGCGGCCACAAGAACTGTTGA
- the rnfG gene encoding RnfABCDGE type electron transport complex subunit G has translation MKEMMKMMIVLSLICGIAGITLAALKQVTAPIIEEQVLTYVQAPAIESVLSDYDNNPIKDRKKFTVDGRTVTVFPALKGGTLTGVAFETSGKGYGGNIGVMVGFDVRAMHLTGIGITTLKETPGVGARVAEHGYTTQFRGHPLEAVDLKKNGGDIEAVAGATISSTGTVTAVRQAITIFNALKGKLAGGWS, from the coding sequence ATGAAGGAAATGATGAAAATGATGATCGTCCTGTCGCTCATCTGCGGCATAGCGGGCATCACCCTGGCCGCCCTGAAACAGGTCACGGCCCCGATCATCGAGGAGCAGGTCCTGACCTATGTCCAGGCCCCGGCCATCGAATCGGTCCTGAGCGATTACGACAACAACCCGATCAAGGACCGCAAAAAATTCACGGTGGACGGCCGGACCGTGACCGTGTTCCCGGCCCTCAAGGGAGGCACGCTCACCGGCGTGGCCTTCGAGACCTCGGGCAAGGGGTACGGCGGCAACATCGGCGTCATGGTCGGCTTCGACGTGCGGGCCATGCACCTGACCGGCATCGGCATCACCACCCTCAAGGAGACGCCCGGCGTGGGCGCGCGCGTGGCCGAGCACGGCTACACCACCCAGTTCCGGGGCCATCCGCTCGAGGCCGTGGACCTGAAGAAGAACGGCGGCGACATCGAGGCCGTGGCCGGGGCGACCATCTCGTCCACCGGCACCGTGACCGCGGTGCGCCAGGCCATTACCATCTTCAACGCCCTGAAAGGCAAACTCGCCGGCGGCTGGTCCTGA
- a CDS encoding RnfABCDGE type electron transport complex subunit D, with translation MKPLNPFALTVSVPPHRHCGTTVRDRMLMILMAMLPAAVMAAMTFGMPAVRVMALSMAAAVLAEMACDYFMDRETDVHDLNAFAVGLSFAFLLPASAPWWLAAFGSAASIVLGKMVFGPLGGSPFCAPLIGWAICRISWPAYMDANASMLATDLTYPLAQLKDFGLDAVQITDTRQLFLGKQLGGLGAVQIAGVLLGGMLLVLRKHISSIIPVGVIGGAALTAFLFHWLDPSIYASPAFHLLTGSTLFGAFFLATDGPSSPNRQVPMLLFGLLIGALVIIIRVYGAYADGMPFAILLANLFTPVLERIRPKPFGRR, from the coding sequence GTGAAACCCCTCAACCCCTTTGCCCTGACCGTCTCGGTCCCGCCCCACCGCCACTGCGGCACCACCGTGCGGGACCGGATGCTGATGATACTCATGGCCATGCTGCCCGCCGCGGTCATGGCGGCCATGACCTTCGGCATGCCCGCCGTGCGGGTCATGGCCCTGTCCATGGCCGCCGCCGTGCTGGCCGAGATGGCCTGCGACTACTTCATGGACCGGGAGACCGACGTCCACGACCTGAACGCCTTCGCCGTGGGGCTGTCCTTCGCCTTCCTGCTGCCCGCCTCGGCCCCCTGGTGGCTGGCGGCCTTCGGCAGCGCGGCCTCCATCGTGCTCGGCAAGATGGTCTTCGGCCCCCTGGGCGGCAGCCCGTTCTGCGCCCCGCTCATCGGCTGGGCCATCTGCCGCATCTCCTGGCCCGCCTACATGGACGCCAACGCCTCCATGCTGGCCACGGACCTGACCTACCCCCTGGCCCAGCTCAAGGACTTCGGCCTGGACGCGGTCCAGATCACCGACACCCGGCAGCTCTTCCTGGGCAAGCAGCTCGGCGGCCTGGGCGCGGTCCAGATCGCGGGCGTGCTCCTGGGCGGCATGCTCCTGGTCCTGCGCAAGCACATCTCGTCCATCATCCCGGTGGGCGTCATCGGCGGCGCGGCCCTGACCGCCTTCCTGTTCCACTGGCTCGACCCGTCCATCTACGCCTCCCCGGCCTTCCACCTGCTGACCGGATCCACCCTGTTCGGGGCCTTCTTCCTGGCCACGGACGGGCCGTCCAGCCCCAACCGGCAGGTGCCCATGCTGCTCTTCGGCCTGCTGATCGGGGCGCTGGTCATCATCATCCGCGTCTACGGCGCGTACGCGGACGGCATGCCTTTCGCCATCCTGCTGGCCAACCTGTTCACCCCGGTGCTCGAACGCATCCGGCCCAAGCCGTTCGGAAGGAGGTAG
- a CDS encoding 4Fe-4S dicluster domain-containing protein, whose product MTIQETPAAKAEMNLTRHCPLVACGQEVRRGERIATASAPGRGDIHAPCAGTVEHVDPYRVRLAPTDGETVVPEVLDGLSGPELLARLRELGADVPACDQVDTLIINAMDEEPNLFSRRTLLAEKLDILSAGAEALIRGFVPVDVFLAVPGGVRESLPGMEVKVLADQYPQALDPLVAKAVTGIEMPDNTLVVGLETVFHAGLIMDTGLPVMETMVTVGNSARLITLGTPVGEILTNDGETLRDGDRIVLGGVLRGTAAASPGQGVDRSTTAVGLVRNPSPVAVDAACVGCGECVRRCPARLDPAMITSYAEFGQYAKAEAEAVDACFECGLCGYFCIARRPMLQYIRLAKSELAKAAAQSGEETQP is encoded by the coding sequence ATGACGATTCAAGAGACACCCGCCGCCAAGGCGGAGATGAACCTGACCCGGCACTGCCCGCTGGTCGCCTGCGGCCAGGAGGTCAGGCGCGGCGAGCGCATCGCCACCGCGTCCGCGCCGGGCCGGGGCGACATCCACGCGCCCTGTGCCGGGACCGTGGAACACGTGGACCCGTACCGCGTCCGCCTCGCCCCGACGGACGGCGAGACCGTGGTGCCCGAGGTCCTGGACGGCCTGAGCGGCCCGGAACTCCTCGCCCGCCTGCGCGAGCTCGGGGCCGACGTCCCGGCCTGCGACCAGGTGGACACCCTGATCATCAACGCCATGGACGAGGAGCCGAACCTGTTCTCCCGCCGGACGCTGCTGGCCGAGAAGCTCGACATCCTCTCGGCCGGGGCCGAGGCCCTGATCCGGGGATTCGTGCCCGTGGACGTTTTCCTGGCCGTGCCCGGGGGCGTGCGCGAGAGCCTGCCGGGCATGGAGGTCAAGGTCCTGGCCGACCAGTATCCCCAGGCGCTCGATCCCCTGGTGGCCAAGGCCGTGACCGGCATCGAGATGCCGGACAACACCCTGGTGGTCGGCCTGGAGACGGTCTTCCACGCCGGGCTGATCATGGACACCGGCCTGCCGGTCATGGAGACCATGGTCACGGTGGGCAACTCGGCCCGGCTGATCACCCTGGGCACCCCGGTGGGCGAGATCCTGACCAACGACGGCGAGACCCTGCGCGACGGGGACCGCATCGTCCTGGGCGGCGTGCTGCGCGGCACGGCCGCGGCCTCGCCCGGCCAGGGCGTGGACCGCTCGACCACGGCCGTGGGCCTGGTGCGCAATCCGTCCCCGGTGGCCGTGGACGCGGCCTGCGTGGGCTGCGGCGAGTGCGTGCGCCGCTGCCCGGCCCGGCTCGATCCGGCCATGATCACCAGCTATGCCGAGTTCGGCCAGTACGCCAAGGCCGAGGCCGAGGCCGTGGACGCCTGCTTCGAATGCGGCCTGTGCGGCTATTTCTGCATCGCCCGTCGCCCCATGCTCCAATACATCCGGCTCGCCAAGAGCGAATTGGCGAAGGCCGCAGCCCAGTCCGGGGAGGAAACCCAGCCGTGA
- a CDS encoding cytochrome c3 family protein: MRSKTKIFPVMAATIVLLAVAIVGYVRSGQSQPMPVRILFENNGGKVVFSHLVHHRDYGIECSRCHHDRSQPIVTPEDGALACGSCHPNDFDQNFVDNHMDSFPNESYCVRCHHVEYDKLNFDHKAHTEYASDCSDCHHGKEIEPEPQKCTNCHAEKSTDELLSMREAGHESCGQCHEDMFDKGLSSCKSCHIQKDMTDYDGDFSACNQCHEAETRELVLPRMNAFHDQCMSCHEEMGAGPYGPDHCNQCHISR; the protein is encoded by the coding sequence ATGCGTTCAAAAACAAAGATATTTCCGGTCATGGCGGCGACCATCGTGCTCCTGGCGGTGGCCATCGTCGGCTATGTCCGATCAGGCCAGTCGCAGCCGATGCCGGTGCGCATCCTGTTCGAGAACAATGGGGGCAAGGTCGTCTTTTCGCACCTGGTGCATCACCGGGATTACGGGATCGAGTGTTCCCGGTGCCACCACGACAGATCCCAGCCCATCGTCACCCCCGAGGACGGGGCCCTGGCCTGCGGCTCCTGCCATCCCAACGATTTCGACCAGAATTTCGTGGACAACCACATGGATTCCTTTCCCAACGAATCCTATTGCGTGCGCTGCCACCACGTGGAGTACGACAAGCTCAACTTCGACCACAAGGCGCACACCGAATACGCCTCGGACTGCTCGGACTGCCACCACGGCAAGGAGATCGAGCCCGAGCCGCAAAAGTGCACCAACTGCCATGCGGAAAAGAGCACGGACGAGTTGTTGTCCATGCGCGAGGCCGGGCACGAGAGCTGCGGCCAGTGCCACGAGGACATGTTCGACAAGGGGCTGTCCAGCTGCAAATCCTGCCATATCCAGAAGGACATGACCGATTACGACGGCGACTTCTCGGCCTGCAACCAGTGCCACGAGGCCGAAACCCGGGAGCTGGTCCTGCCGCGCATGAACGCCTTCCACGACCAGTGCATGTCCTGCCACGAAGAGATGGGCGCGGGCCCCTACGGCCCGGACCATTGCAACCAATGCCACATCAGCAGGTAG
- a CDS encoding SLC13 family permease produces MSDQADSNKGKRIGFFLGPIVFIAMLLIPAPEGMKVEAWRVAAVTALMAIWWITEAIPIPATSLMPIALFPLLGVMKSSASTSPYANHLIYLFMGGFFLAVTMERWNLHRRVALYTIKAIGTSPARMIMGFMVATGFLSMWVSNTATAMMMVPIGLAVIQQATGFDSDHLRESSVNVGPEFNFGRGLMLGIAYAASIGGVATIIGTPPNTVMAGMVEKMFGVQIGFGQWMLFGVPLAVVTMAFAWLLLTKILFPTGGMELAGGAKIINDEVKKLGPMSNAEKKIVVVGCFMAAFWLARGFMAKSSFVLGIMPHFKYIGDATIAIFGALILFAIPVNFKKSEFLLDWKTAVKIPWDVILLFGGGLAIANGFAKTGLAAYIAGQLGALEGTSMLVFVGAVVLITIFLTEITSNTATATLLVPIMGSAAIAMGVHPFATIVGACVAASYAFMLPVATPPNAVIFGSGCVTIKQMAKAGVWLNIFGTLLITAFVVYILPVLWGVDLSIVPDWAVIPK; encoded by the coding sequence ATGTCTGATCAGGCTGATTCCAACAAGGGCAAGCGAATAGGGTTCTTCCTGGGGCCCATCGTGTTCATCGCCATGCTGCTCATCCCGGCTCCCGAAGGCATGAAGGTCGAGGCATGGCGCGTGGCGGCGGTCACCGCCCTGATGGCCATCTGGTGGATCACCGAGGCGATCCCCATTCCGGCCACTTCGCTCATGCCCATCGCCCTTTTCCCCCTGCTGGGCGTCATGAAATCCTCGGCGTCCACATCTCCGTACGCCAACCACCTGATTTACCTGTTCATGGGCGGTTTTTTCCTGGCCGTGACCATGGAGCGGTGGAACCTGCACCGCCGCGTGGCCCTGTACACCATCAAGGCCATCGGCACGAGCCCGGCGCGCATGATCATGGGCTTCATGGTCGCCACCGGCTTTCTGTCCATGTGGGTGTCCAACACCGCCACGGCCATGATGATGGTGCCCATCGGGCTGGCCGTCATCCAGCAGGCCACCGGGTTCGACTCCGACCACCTGCGCGAGAGCAGCGTCAACGTCGGCCCCGAGTTCAACTTCGGCCGCGGCCTGATGCTCGGCATCGCTTACGCCGCGTCCATCGGCGGCGTGGCCACCATCATCGGCACCCCGCCCAACACCGTCATGGCGGGCATGGTCGAAAAGATGTTCGGCGTGCAGATCGGATTCGGCCAGTGGATGCTCTTCGGCGTCCCGCTGGCGGTCGTCACCATGGCCTTCGCCTGGCTCCTGCTGACCAAGATCCTGTTCCCCACCGGCGGCATGGAGCTGGCGGGCGGCGCCAAGATCATCAACGACGAAGTCAAGAAGCTCGGCCCCATGTCCAATGCGGAGAAGAAGATCGTGGTCGTGGGCTGTTTCATGGCCGCCTTCTGGCTGGCGCGCGGGTTCATGGCCAAATCCTCCTTCGTCCTGGGCATCATGCCCCACTTCAAGTACATCGGCGACGCGACCATCGCCATCTTCGGCGCGCTCATCCTGTTCGCCATCCCCGTGAACTTCAAAAAGAGCGAGTTCCTCCTGGACTGGAAGACCGCGGTGAAGATTCCCTGGGACGTGATCCTGCTCTTCGGCGGCGGCCTGGCCATCGCCAACGGCTTCGCCAAGACCGGCCTGGCCGCCTACATCGCGGGCCAGCTCGGCGCGCTCGAAGGCACCAGCATGCTCGTCTTCGTGGGCGCGGTGGTCCTGATCACCATCTTCCTGACCGAGATCACCTCCAACACCGCCACCGCGACCCTGCTCGTGCCCATCATGGGTTCGGCGGCCATCGCCATGGGCGTGCACCCGTTCGCGACCATCGTGGGCGCGTGCGTGGCGGCCTCCTACGCCTTCATGCTCCCGGTGGCCACGCCGCCCAACGCCGTCATCTTCGGCAGCGGATGCGTGACCATCAAGCAGATGGCCAAGGCGGGCGTCTGGCTGAACATATTCGGGACGCTCCTGATCACGGCCTTCGTGGTCTACATCCTCCCGGTGCTGTGGGGCGTGGACCTCAGCATCGTGCCGGATTGGGCGGTCATTCCCAAGTAA
- a CDS encoding malic enzyme-like NAD(P)-binding protein: MALFTKEEALNYHSHGRKGKVEVVPVKPCKTQKHLSMAYSPGVAEACKAIHENPELVYEYTGRGNLVAVVSNGTAVLGLGNIGPLAGKPVMEGKGVLFKVFGDVDVYDINLNVTDPDELCAVTKALEPTFGGINLEDIKAPECFYIEEKLKKEMNIPVFHDDQHGTAIVTAAGMMNALEISGKDPAQMRVVISGAGAAAIACTNLYRNMGVKFENIAMFDSRGHINKSRTDLNEFKQQYATDKAYGSLAEAMVGADCFLGLSKAGVVSKEMVKSMSDNCPIIFACANPDPEITYDDAKQARPDCIMGTGRSDFPNQVNNVLGFPFIFRGALDCGATAITEGMKLAAAQALADLAKTEAPKYVCEAFGVDKLEFGPDYVIPKALDLRLIEYVSVAVAKAAMEEGVARKKLDLDEYKASLGKRIAESGKRVSAFVETYHLGI; the protein is encoded by the coding sequence ATGGCATTATTCACCAAAGAGGAAGCCCTGAACTACCATTCCCATGGCAGGAAGGGAAAGGTCGAGGTCGTCCCGGTCAAGCCGTGCAAGACCCAGAAGCATCTGTCCATGGCCTACAGCCCCGGCGTGGCCGAGGCGTGCAAGGCGATCCACGAGAACCCGGAGCTGGTCTACGAGTACACCGGACGCGGCAACCTCGTGGCCGTGGTCTCCAACGGCACCGCCGTGCTCGGCCTGGGCAACATCGGCCCCCTGGCCGGCAAGCCGGTCATGGAGGGCAAGGGCGTGCTGTTCAAGGTCTTCGGCGACGTGGACGTCTACGACATCAACCTTAACGTGACCGATCCCGACGAACTGTGCGCGGTCACCAAGGCCCTGGAGCCGACCTTCGGCGGCATCAACCTCGAGGACATCAAGGCCCCGGAATGCTTCTACATCGAAGAGAAACTGAAAAAGGAAATGAACATCCCGGTCTTCCATGACGACCAGCACGGCACGGCCATCGTCACCGCGGCCGGCATGATGAACGCGCTGGAAATCTCGGGCAAGGACCCGGCGCAGATGCGCGTGGTCATCTCCGGCGCGGGCGCGGCGGCCATCGCCTGCACCAACCTGTACCGAAACATGGGCGTGAAGTTCGAGAACATCGCCATGTTCGACTCCAGGGGACACATCAACAAGTCCCGGACCGACCTGAACGAGTTCAAGCAACAGTACGCCACCGACAAGGCGTACGGCTCCCTGGCCGAGGCCATGGTCGGCGCGGACTGCTTCCTGGGCCTGTCCAAGGCGGGCGTGGTCTCCAAGGAGATGGTCAAGTCCATGTCCGACAACTGCCCGATCATCTTCGCCTGCGCCAACCCGGACCCGGAGATCACCTACGACGACGCCAAACAGGCGCGCCCGGACTGCATCATGGGCACCGGCCGCTCGGACTTCCCGAACCAGGTGAACAACGTGCTCGGCTTCCCGTTCATCTTCCGGGGCGCGCTCGACTGCGGCGCCACGGCCATCACCGAGGGCATGAAGCTGGCCGCCGCCCAGGCCCTGGCCGACCTGGCCAAGACCGAGGCCCCGAAATACGTCTGCGAGGCGTTCGGCGTGGACAAGCTCGAATTCGGGCCCGACTACGTCATTCCCAAGGCGCTGGACCTGCGGCTCATCGAGTACGTCTCCGTGGCCGTGGCCAAGGCCGCCATGGAGGAGGGAGTGGCCCGCAAAAAGCTCGACCTGGACGAGTACAAGGCCTCGCTGGGCAAGCGCATCGCCGAATCCGGCAAGCGCGTCAGCGCATTCGTCGAAACCTATCATCTTGGAATATAA
- a CDS encoding Fe-S-containing hydro-lyase gives MAEYKLNTPLTDQDIAQLKAGDVVFLTGTIYSARDAAHKKLVDLLDAGKELPFDLKGAAIYYVGPSPAPPGRPIGAAGPTTSYRMDSYAPRLYSLGLKATIGKGKRDAPTRQAMQDYTAVYFGATGGAGALLSNSIVESNVIAFDELGPEAIREMKVEDFPLLVINDSHGGELYAVPDRKAAGIE, from the coding sequence ATGGCTGAATACAAACTGAACACCCCGCTGACCGATCAAGACATCGCCCAGCTCAAGGCGGGCGACGTGGTCTTCCTGACCGGGACCATCTACTCCGCGCGCGACGCGGCCCACAAGAAGCTCGTGGACCTGCTCGACGCGGGCAAGGAACTGCCGTTCGACCTCAAGGGCGCGGCCATCTACTACGTCGGCCCCTCCCCGGCCCCTCCGGGCCGCCCCATCGGCGCGGCCGGACCGACCACCTCCTACCGCATGGACTCCTATGCCCCGCGCCTCTACTCCCTGGGGCTCAAGGCGACCATCGGCAAGGGCAAGCGCGACGCCCCCACCCGGCAGGCCATGCAGGACTATACCGCCGTGTACTTCGGCGCCACCGGCGGCGCGGGCGCGCTGCTGTCCAACTCCATCGTGGAGTCCAACGTCATCGCCTTCGACGAGCTCGGCCCCGAGGCCATCCGCGAGATGAAGGTCGAGGACTTCCCCCTGCTCGTCATCAACGATTCCCACGGCGGCGAACTGTACGCCGTGCCCGACCGCAAGGCCGCGGGCATCGAATAA